From Xylanibacter oryzae DSM 17970, a single genomic window includes:
- a CDS encoding LolA-like putative outer membrane lipoprotein chaperone, producing the protein MNFKINNLIIIMLFSFTGLASAQTAKQVLDKTAQVIGSRSGASANFTMSGNKYGNVSGTISIKGKKFHASTPQAIIWFDGKTEWTYVKKNDEVNVNNPNEAQLQRINPYNFINMYNNGYKYTMTTSGEKYIVHLTASSPRAIPEMYITVNKGTFQPSVIRMRQGKSWSTITISNFRNKNLSDGMFRFNSKEFPKAEVIDLR; encoded by the coding sequence ATGAATTTTAAGATTAACAATTTGATTATTATTATGCTATTTTCTTTTACAGGATTAGCATCAGCCCAGACAGCTAAACAAGTTTTGGACAAAACAGCACAGGTAATAGGTTCACGTAGTGGAGCAAGTGCTAATTTCACAATGTCCGGAAACAAATACGGCAATGTTAGTGGTACAATTTCTATCAAGGGCAAAAAGTTTCATGCATCCACACCTCAAGCCATCATCTGGTTTGACGGAAAGACAGAATGGACATACGTAAAGAAAAACGATGAAGTGAATGTAAATAATCCTAATGAGGCACAGCTTCAAAGAATTAATCCCTATAATTTCATCAATATGTACAATAATGGTTATAAATATACTATGACAACCTCTGGCGAAAAATATATTGTACATTTAACAGCATCATCACCACGTGCTATACCGGAAATGTATATAACAGTAAATAAGGGTACATTTCAACCATCTGTTATAAGAATGCGTCAAGGCAAATCATGGAGTACAATTACTATTAGTAATTTTCGTAACAAAAATCTTAGTGATGGGATGTTTCGCTTTAATTCTAAAGAGTTTCCTAAGGCAGAAGTCATTGATCTCAGATAA
- a CDS encoding DUF5687 family protein, protein MYRLLRKNIVLSERRSPIWSQNRAAKIGLYIMGAFASLYLILISISLAYAANNDKSFTGGELLFGIMPFILLVDFLFRFVAQQTPAQLVKPYVLLPVPRYSCINCFVISSLLSWGNIVWFALLIPYLIMAVTFSEGIFVAIAYLLVYYIMILANSQWYLISRTLINDHIWWWWMPAILYAIIYMPLYITGKLNIDKFCLFYSHISNYITSFPIIVFLCAILILAILVLINRRLQYVYTWKELGKEKTKALKNVSNFNFFDRYGQTGEFIKLEVKSIMRNKKLRKSFISAIAVILMFSMIISFTSTYGSSMTFFWMFYNFSIIGAMLIVKIMGIEGNYIDGLLVHKENILALLTAKYYFYSALLVLPFVLLLPTVFTGKSTLFELISIMLFTAGLCYFLFFQMAVYNKNTIPLNNNLISKGGIESNYIPMVVNILVFLVPTISYSIVHALFGDIPANFMMLIIGIIFIAIHKIWLKNIYVRMMKRKYDNLDGFRSSRR, encoded by the coding sequence ATGTATAGATTATTGCGCAAAAATATAGTACTATCAGAACGACGTAGCCCTATTTGGTCACAAAATAGGGCTGCTAAAATTGGTCTCTATATAATGGGCGCGTTTGCATCTTTATACCTTATATTAATTTCAATATCATTGGCTTACGCAGCTAATAACGATAAGTCATTTACAGGTGGAGAGCTCCTTTTCGGAATAATGCCTTTTATACTATTAGTAGATTTCCTTTTTAGATTTGTCGCCCAGCAGACACCGGCCCAATTAGTTAAGCCATATGTCCTTTTGCCCGTACCCAGGTACTCATGCATAAATTGCTTCGTTATATCGTCTCTGCTTTCATGGGGAAACATTGTGTGGTTCGCTTTGCTTATACCATACCTAATAATGGCTGTTACATTCAGTGAAGGTATATTTGTGGCAATAGCTTATCTGCTTGTATATTATATTATGATATTGGCGAATAGTCAATGGTATCTTATATCGCGTACACTTATTAATGATCACATATGGTGGTGGTGGATGCCGGCTATTTTATATGCAATAATTTATATGCCACTGTACATAACAGGCAAATTGAATATAGATAAATTCTGCTTATTCTATTCACATATAAGTAATTATATAACATCATTCCCTATTATAGTATTTTTGTGTGCTATATTAATACTTGCTATATTAGTTTTAATTAATCGCAGATTGCAATATGTATATACATGGAAAGAACTCGGAAAGGAAAAAACGAAAGCATTAAAAAATGTAAGTAACTTCAACTTTTTTGATAGATATGGACAAACCGGCGAATTCATTAAGCTAGAAGTCAAGAGTATTATGCGCAATAAGAAGTTGCGTAAATCATTTATTTCAGCAATAGCTGTTATCTTAATGTTCAGCATGATAATATCATTTACGAGCACATATGGTTCAAGCATGACTTTCTTTTGGATGTTCTATAATTTTTCAATTATAGGTGCTATGCTTATTGTGAAAATTATGGGAATAGAAGGAAATTACATAGATGGTTTACTTGTACATAAAGAAAACATTTTAGCTTTACTTACAGCAAAATATTATTTTTATTCAGCATTGCTAGTTTTGCCTTTTGTTTTACTTCTTCCAACAGTTTTTACAGGTAAGTCAACTCTTTTTGAGCTGATTTCGATAATGTTATTCACTGCGGGTTTATGTTATTTTCTTTTCTTTCAGATGGCAGTATACAACAAAAATACTATACCACTCAACAATAATCTTATATCTAAAGGTGGAATTGAAAGTAACTATATACCTATGGTCGTTAACATTTTAGTATTCTTAGTTCCAACAATTTCTTATTCAATTGTACATGCTTTATTTGGAGATATACCTGCTAATTTTATGATGCTGATAATTGGCATTATTTTTATTGCCATACATAAAATATGGCTTAAAAATATATATGTTAGGATGATGAAACGCAAATACGATAATTTAGATGGTTTCAGGTCATCAAGAAGGTAA
- the bla gene encoding class A beta-lactamase, whose amino-acid sequence MKRIISYLIFLFVSSFTFAQTDGIRKGINKIIKGKHATIGVAIYDTQTGNTLNINGDKHFPMQSVFKFPIALNILTKVDKGKMSLNDSIFITAKDLLPGTWSPIRDRYPEGNIKMPLSEIIRYTISQSDNNGCDILIHLLGGTSTVNSYISSLGLTEMKIKKTEAEQHITPSAQFYNWTTPTCAIQLLRLFHEKKILLSDSRDFLFKTMTETSTGSVKTEIPQDVIVAHKTGSAFFPGSYVVNDIGVMQIPDNHTILYAIFIMKSKESKENNYKIIADIAKVVYQQATSEISK is encoded by the coding sequence ATGAAAAGAATAATTTCTTATCTCATATTCCTTTTTGTTTCTTCTTTCACGTTTGCACAAACAGATGGTATCAGAAAAGGAATAAACAAAATAATTAAAGGGAAACATGCAACAATAGGTGTTGCAATTTATGATACTCAGACTGGAAATACACTGAATATTAACGGTGATAAACATTTTCCGATGCAAAGCGTTTTTAAATTTCCCATCGCACTAAATATTTTGACTAAGGTAGATAAAGGAAAGATGAGTCTGAATGATTCCATTTTCATCACAGCCAAAGACCTGCTCCCTGGAACATGGAGTCCAATTCGTGACAGATATCCTGAAGGCAATATTAAAATGCCTCTGTCTGAAATCATTCGTTATACGATTTCACAAAGCGACAATAATGGATGTGATATTCTCATACATCTGTTAGGTGGAACATCAACTGTTAATAGTTATATCAGTTCTCTTGGCCTTACAGAAATGAAAATAAAAAAGACAGAAGCAGAACAACATATTACTCCTTCTGCTCAATTCTATAATTGGACAACGCCGACTTGTGCCATTCAATTGCTAAGATTATTTCATGAGAAAAAGATATTATTGTCAGATTCGAGAGACTTTTTGTTTAAGACAATGACAGAGACATCAACTGGTTCGGTGAAAACTGAGATTCCTCAAGATGTTATCGTAGCTCATAAGACGGGCTCTGCCTTTTTCCCTGGTAGCTATGTGGTAAACGATATTGGAGTAATGCAGATACCCGATAATCACACAATACTGTATGCCATATTTATTATGAAATCGAAAGAAAGTAAAGAGAATAATTATAAAATCATAGCAGATATTGCTAAAGTTGTATACCAACAAGCTACATCAGAAATATCTAAATAA
- a CDS encoding 3'-5' exonuclease produces the protein MKKTIYNKFDKKDIKSLPRILFSGRIITIITPGETEKAVEYLMSQPILGIDTETRPSFKKGVTYQVSLLQVSTIDTCFLFRLNMIGMTPAIIRLLESRNVPKIGLSLNDDVMALNKRAKFTPGAFYDLQKHVKEIGIEDLSLQKLYANLFNEKISKAQRLTNWDSEILNDKQKLYAATDAWACIMIYKELQRLEITDDYELVIVPEVVKETIAE, from the coding sequence ATGAAGAAAACAATATATAATAAGTTTGATAAAAAAGACATCAAATCTCTTCCACGGATTCTTTTCAGTGGAAGAATTATCACTATAATAACTCCCGGAGAGACTGAAAAAGCGGTAGAATATCTAATGTCTCAACCTATTTTGGGGATAGACACAGAAACAAGACCTTCATTTAAAAAAGGCGTAACTTATCAAGTATCTCTGTTACAAGTATCTACAATAGATACATGCTTCCTTTTTAGACTCAACATGATAGGAATGACTCCTGCAATAATAAGATTATTGGAATCTCGAAATGTGCCCAAAATTGGATTATCTCTCAACGATGACGTAATGGCACTGAACAAAAGAGCTAAATTTACACCGGGGGCTTTCTATGATCTGCAGAAACATGTCAAAGAAATAGGTATTGAAGATCTCAGTTTGCAGAAATTATATGCAAATCTCTTCAATGAGAAGATTAGCAAAGCCCAAAGGTTGACAAACTGGGATAGTGAGATTCTAAATGATAAACAAAAACTTTATGCGGCAACAGATGCTTGGGCTTGCATAATGATATATAAAGAGTTACAACGTTTAGAGATTACTGATGATTATGAACTTGTGATTGTACCTGAAGTTGTTAAAGAGACCATAGCTGAATAG
- a CDS encoding class I SAM-dependent rRNA methyltransferase: MYKQIYLKRGKEESLNRFHPWIFSGAIQHLDDGIEEGETVRVITSNGSFIAVGHFQQGSITVRVLSFHDIIIDNDFWFSRIKSAFDMRKSIGVADDPNNNTYRLIHGEGDNLPGLIIDIYGETAVMQAHSIGMHLCRKEVAEQLVKVMEGRIKNVFYKSETTLPFMDPENGFLYGGSEDNTAIENGLKFHVDWLKGQKTGFFVDQRENRSLLEHYSKRKSVLNMFCYTGGFSFYAMRGGAKLVHSVDSSAKAIDLTNKNVELNFPGDNRHESFCEDAFKFLDGAPDTYDLIILDPPAFAKHRSSLRNALKGYTRLNLKAFEKIKHGGILFTFSCSQVVTKDNFRNAVFTAAAMTGRKVRILHQLHQPADHPINIYHPEGEYLKGLVLYVE; encoded by the coding sequence ATGTATAAGCAGATATATCTAAAAAGAGGTAAGGAAGAAAGTCTTAATCGTTTTCATCCTTGGATTTTTTCTGGCGCCATACAGCATCTCGATGATGGCATAGAAGAGGGTGAAACAGTACGAGTTATTACTTCAAATGGCAGTTTTATAGCTGTAGGACATTTCCAGCAGGGATCAATAACTGTTCGCGTATTGTCTTTCCATGACATTATAATAGACAATGATTTTTGGTTCTCACGCATAAAATCAGCTTTTGATATGCGCAAGTCTATTGGTGTTGCAGATGATCCTAATAACAATACATACAGACTGATACATGGTGAGGGAGACAATCTTCCTGGTTTGATAATAGATATCTATGGAGAAACTGCAGTAATGCAAGCACACAGTATTGGTATGCATCTATGCAGAAAAGAAGTTGCCGAACAATTAGTTAAAGTTATGGAAGGCAGAATAAAAAATGTATTCTATAAGAGTGAGACAACACTCCCTTTCATGGATCCGGAAAACGGTTTCCTTTATGGTGGCAGTGAAGACAATACAGCAATAGAAAACGGATTAAAATTTCATGTAGACTGGCTAAAAGGTCAGAAAACTGGTTTCTTTGTAGATCAGCGTGAGAATCGCAGTTTGTTAGAACATTATTCAAAAAGGAAATCTGTATTAAACATGTTCTGCTATACAGGTGGATTTTCGTTCTATGCAATGCGTGGAGGTGCAAAATTAGTACATTCAGTTGACAGCAGTGCAAAAGCAATAGACCTTACCAACAAAAATGTAGAACTAAACTTCCCCGGTGATAATCGTCATGAGTCATTTTGTGAGGATGCATTCAAGTTCCTAGATGGAGCACCTGATACTTATGATCTTATAATACTAGATCCACCTGCATTTGCCAAGCATAGATCGTCATTACGAAATGCTCTTAAAGGTTATACCAGACTTAATCTTAAGGCATTTGAGAAAATCAAACATGGAGGCATTCTCTTTACGTTTAGTTGTTCTCAGGTTGTTACAAAAGACAACTTCCGCAATGCTGTTTTCACCGCAGCCGCAATGACTGGCCGCAAGGTTAGAATATTGCATCAGTTACATCAACCGGCCGACCATCCTATAAACATATATCATCCTGAGGGTGAATATCTTAAAGGTCTCGTCTTGTACGTTGAATAG
- a CDS encoding T9SS type A sorting domain-containing protein: protein MHLKSIILYFLLSCPLCVLAENNYHNITINGKNIDKKVNQITFDGDKIFFHWSDGSTSREASKVIMDISDSININDIKIFSIAGFQGSDLIIDGLNPNQNLFIYDIYGKIMMRTIAIAARADLKINKLNTGIYLLKANDAVIKFVKK from the coding sequence ATGCATCTTAAATCAATAATTTTATATTTCCTCCTGTCATGTCCTTTGTGCGTATTGGCAGAAAATAATTATCATAATATTACCATTAATGGGAAAAATATTGATAAGAAGGTAAATCAAATAACATTTGATGGTGATAAGATTTTTTTTCATTGGAGTGACGGTAGTACATCTCGTGAAGCATCAAAAGTTATAATGGATATTTCAGATTCAATAAACATCAATGATATTAAGATTTTTTCTATTGCCGGATTTCAGGGGAGCGATTTGATCATAGACGGTTTGAATCCGAACCAAAATCTCTTCATATATGACATTTATGGAAAAATTATGATGCGAACGATAGCAATAGCGGCTCGTGCTGATTTGAAAATAAATAAGTTGAATACTGGCATATACCTACTTAAGGCTAATGATGCTGTAATCAAATTTGTAAAGAAATAA
- a CDS encoding transglycosylase SLT domain-containing protein, whose protein sequence is MKKIITIIFLSVFFLSSCSNKESKATAPWGETMNDTVSKSKSFTMSDIVNNGELIMLTMNGPENYYEYHGAGFGTQYLLCEKFAQKLGVSLRVEVCRDTAELVRRLNNGDGDIIAFQLPKNIKGRGSLVYCGARIDSLHTQWAVKKGNMELADTLNKWFRPEMVAQINKEETYLLSSGSVRRHVYSPMLSSKGGIISKYDHLFMSYGSAIRWDWRLLAAQCYQESCFDPKATSWAGACGLMQIMPSTAAHLGLPTGDLYDPEANISAASRYLIELSNKLRDVRDPMERTYFVLACYNGGYNHVRDAMALTNKSGRDQYRWADVSYYILQLCNARYYNDPIVKHGYMRGTETVDYVDRIRQRWAQYRGVARPGSFRGGSHHIPSFNSDYMTPHRAKKHYRFHV, encoded by the coding sequence TTGAAAAAAATTATAACCATAATATTTTTATCAGTCTTCTTTCTTTCTTCGTGTTCAAATAAAGAAAGTAAAGCTACTGCTCCATGGGGAGAAACAATGAATGATACAGTTAGCAAATCGAAAAGCTTTACGATGAGTGATATTGTTAACAATGGTGAGCTGATAATGCTTACTATGAATGGTCCTGAAAATTACTATGAATATCATGGTGCCGGATTTGGAACACAGTATCTTCTATGTGAAAAGTTTGCTCAGAAGTTAGGGGTAAGTTTGCGTGTTGAAGTGTGTAGAGACACTGCCGAATTAGTTAGAAGACTAAATAATGGAGACGGAGATATTATTGCCTTCCAATTGCCTAAAAACATAAAGGGTAGGGGCTCTCTTGTTTATTGTGGAGCACGAATTGATAGTCTTCATACGCAATGGGCGGTAAAAAAAGGTAATATGGAATTGGCTGATACATTAAACAAATGGTTTCGCCCGGAAATGGTAGCTCAAATAAATAAGGAAGAGACATATCTGTTAAGTAGTGGAAGTGTACGCCGGCATGTTTACTCTCCTATGCTAAGCAGTAAAGGTGGAATAATATCTAAATATGATCATCTGTTTATGAGTTACGGTTCTGCAATAAGATGGGATTGGCGTTTGTTAGCTGCTCAATGTTATCAAGAGTCTTGCTTTGATCCTAAGGCAACGTCGTGGGCAGGAGCTTGTGGACTTATGCAGATTATGCCGTCTACCGCAGCACACTTGGGATTGCCTACAGGAGATCTATATGATCCGGAAGCGAATATCTCTGCCGCGTCAAGATACTTAATAGAATTATCTAATAAGTTACGTGATGTTCGAGACCCAATGGAGCGTACTTATTTTGTTCTGGCTTGCTATAATGGTGGTTATAATCATGTACGTGATGCAATGGCCTTGACAAATAAAAGCGGTAGGGATCAGTATCGCTGGGCTGATGTTTCATACTATATTTTACAGTTGTGCAACGCCCGATATTATAATGATCCAATTGTTAAGCATGGATATATGAGAGGAACAGAAACAGTAGATTATGTAGATAGGATACGTCAGCGTTGGGCGCAATATAGGGGAGTGGCCCGTCCTGGTAGTTTTAGAGGAGGTTCACACCATATTCCATCTTTTAACAGCGATTATATGACACCCCATCGGGCAAAGAAACATTACAGATTTCATGTATAA
- a CDS encoding FtsK/SpoIIIE family DNA translocase, whose translation MRKKKTERKPLSFSEAIGFKNMFQNEKAVFLFGVILLAISILMICSFVSYFSTGAADQSLLENPRGSELLNATREFQNYCGSIGAYTAFFLIKRCFGIPAFLIPIFLIFVSLKKMGAYSVNLWKWFFCTMIVMIWSSITLAKFISPIFVDSFFNPGGDHGMYVCQCIENLIGPPGITAVLAFTALAFLTYLTNETISVVRKMLNPVKYITKVGFTITNNSRKGTDDSDNNIKTEEDPAVFDDPAIQKVEFVGSDAEIVTLDNPVSDKNESVKPAVSHSSERLNISDGKEMNIITGKEEEKADNNIVVGGITMDKYDPKRDLENYHYPTLDLLKKYENDGKPYIDMAEQTANKNRIVEVLKSFGVEIRTISATVGPTITLYEVTPAEGIRISRIRNLEDDIALSLSALGIRIIAPIPGKGTIGIEVPNAKPNIVSMESILNSKKFQETNMKLPIALGKTISNEVFMVDLAKIPHLLVAGATGQGKSVGLNAIITSLLYKKHPAELKFVLIDPKKVEFSIYRTIANYFLAKIPEEDDEPIITDVTKVVKTLNSLCKEMDQRYDLLKLAGVRKVEEYNEKFKNRQLNPEHGHKFMPYIVVIIDEFGDLIMTAGKEIEMPIARIAQLARAVGIHMVIATQRPTTTIITGNIKANFPGRMAFKVSSMMDSRIILDRPGANQLIGRGDMLFLSGNEPVRVQCAFVDTPEVDRINKYIAQQQGYPSPFELPEPDSPNEDGIGTEMMDLQHVDPLFEEAARLIVLNQQGSTSLIQRKFSIGYNRAGRLMDQLEKSGIVGAAQGSKPREVMITDENSLEQLLNGIRR comes from the coding sequence ATGAGAAAGAAAAAAACCGAACGCAAACCTCTCTCGTTTAGTGAGGCTATAGGTTTTAAAAATATGTTCCAAAACGAGAAGGCAGTGTTCCTTTTCGGAGTTATTCTGTTAGCTATCTCGATACTGATGATATGCTCATTTGTGTCATATTTTAGTACAGGAGCAGCCGATCAGAGTCTATTGGAAAATCCTCGAGGAAGCGAGTTACTTAATGCAACAAGAGAATTCCAGAATTATTGTGGATCTATTGGTGCCTATACAGCGTTTTTCTTGATTAAGAGATGTTTTGGAATCCCCGCTTTTCTTATTCCAATATTCCTGATATTCGTATCTTTAAAAAAGATGGGAGCATATTCGGTTAATCTCTGGAAATGGTTTTTCTGTACAATGATAGTTATGATATGGAGTTCTATAACATTGGCAAAATTTATATCACCTATCTTTGTAGACAGTTTTTTTAATCCTGGAGGTGATCATGGTATGTATGTATGCCAATGTATTGAGAATCTAATAGGCCCGCCTGGTATTACGGCTGTGCTGGCATTCACTGCTCTTGCCTTCCTAACATATCTCACAAACGAAACAATAAGTGTTGTTAGGAAAATGCTTAATCCGGTTAAATATATAACAAAAGTTGGTTTTACTATAACTAATAATTCGAGAAAAGGTACAGATGATTCTGATAATAATATAAAAACAGAAGAAGATCCTGCTGTCTTTGATGATCCTGCCATTCAAAAAGTAGAGTTTGTTGGCTCAGATGCAGAAATAGTAACTCTGGATAATCCTGTGTCTGATAAAAATGAAAGTGTTAAGCCTGCCGTGTCACATTCTAGTGAAAGACTAAATATATCAGACGGCAAAGAAATGAATATTATTACAGGTAAAGAAGAAGAAAAGGCAGACAATAATATTGTTGTCGGAGGTATAACGATGGATAAATATGATCCAAAGAGAGATTTGGAAAATTATCATTACCCCACCCTTGATTTACTTAAAAAATATGAGAATGACGGTAAGCCATATATTGATATGGCCGAACAGACAGCTAATAAGAACCGTATCGTTGAGGTTCTTAAAAGTTTTGGTGTTGAAATTCGGACTATCAGTGCAACAGTCGGTCCTACAATAACATTATATGAGGTAACTCCGGCAGAAGGAATAAGGATATCAAGAATAAGAAATCTTGAAGATGATATTGCTTTAAGTCTTTCTGCCCTAGGTATACGTATTATAGCTCCAATACCTGGCAAGGGAACCATAGGTATAGAGGTTCCAAATGCCAAACCAAACATTGTTTCGATGGAAAGTATCCTTAACTCTAAGAAGTTCCAAGAAACAAACATGAAACTCCCTATTGCCTTGGGTAAAACAATTTCGAATGAGGTTTTCATGGTTGATTTAGCAAAAATACCACATCTCCTTGTTGCTGGTGCTACTGGACAGGGTAAATCTGTCGGCCTTAATGCTATTATAACATCCTTATTATATAAGAAACATCCTGCTGAACTGAAGTTTGTCCTTATTGACCCAAAGAAAGTTGAATTCAGCATATATCGTACAATCGCAAATTATTTTCTTGCAAAAATACCCGAAGAAGATGATGAACCAATAATAACAGATGTAACTAAAGTTGTAAAGACTCTGAATAGTCTATGCAAAGAAATGGATCAGCGCTATGACCTTCTTAAACTAGCCGGTGTACGTAAGGTAGAAGAGTATAACGAGAAATTCAAAAATCGCCAGTTGAATCCAGAACACGGACATAAATTTATGCCATATATTGTTGTTATTATAGATGAGTTCGGTGATCTGATAATGACAGCGGGTAAGGAAATAGAAATGCCAATAGCTCGTATTGCCCAATTGGCTCGTGCTGTAGGCATACATATGGTAATTGCCACGCAACGTCCTACCACAACAATAATAACTGGTAATATCAAAGCCAACTTCCCTGGTCGTATGGCGTTTAAGGTAAGTTCAATGATGGACTCAAGAATTATACTTGACCGCCCAGGCGCAAATCAACTTATAGGTAGAGGTGATATGCTTTTCTTAAGTGGTAACGAACCTGTTCGCGTGCAGTGTGCCTTTGTCGATACACCTGAAGTTGATCGTATTAATAAGTATATCGCTCAGCAACAAGGATATCCTTCGCCTTTTGAACTTCCAGAGCCCGATTCGCCTAACGAAGATGGTATAGGTACGGAAATGATGGATCTTCAACATGTAGACCCTCTCTTCGAAGAGGCAGCAAGGCTTATTGTTCTTAATCAGCAGGGATCAACAAGTCTTATACAGAGAAAATTCTCTATAGGGTACAACCGTGCCGGAAGATTAATGGACCAGTTGGAAAAATCTGGTATAGTAGGTGCTGCACAAGGTAGCAAGCCTAGAGAAGTAATGATAACAGACGAGAACAGCCTTGAACAATTATTGAATGGAATAAGACGTTAA